ATGGATGGCGATGGCCTCGAAGGCGGCTTCCGAAAGGCGCCGGAACCTCTCCTCGCTGTTGCGCAGTGCTGCCAGGGCCCGCAAAAGCTGCTCCCTTCGCCACTCGTTCTCCAGTCGGAGGTTCTCGGCCTGCTGGATGCTCCGGAGCCGATAGGGTTGTGCTACGGCGGCGAACAGAACAGCCAGAAGTAGCGCCCCGCCGTAGGGTATCCACTCCAGCGACAGATGGGGAGAGGCCAGGATCGTCCACGCCACAGCGGCCAAGATACACGATGCCACCAGAACCCGCGGCCTCACTCCGAGGAGCCCCAATCCCGCGACAACCAGAGCTACTTGGAACGTGTGCTTGGGCTCCGGGTGAAGCCTAATGGGCAGGACCACATTCGCGAGGGTCAACACCACGGACACAAAAAAGAGGACCTCGGAGCCGCGGGGAGACAGGCAAGGGCGCTGAGAGACCAAGGCCAGGACGACGAGAAGGGCCGCCAAACCGAGTCCCGTTCTGGAAAGAACAGACGCCGCGCTGGGCGGCAGAATGAAGGCGTAATCGATACTCAGTACGAGATGAAACACGGCAAGGAGCAGGAGGACACTGCCCAGGTTACGATGGATGAGCCGCAGCGCGGCCTCCTCCGCCGTCACGCGTGGTGGGCTCTGCGGCGGCTGGACGCGCGATTCCCCTGCCGTCGGCACACCCCGTGTCACCCGATTCTCTCCCAGAGTCCTACGCAAAGGGCCTGTCTACTGCCGGTTGCCGGTACCGAACCCACGGCTCCGCCGCAAGGGCAAGGATCAGACGTGCCTTCGCTCCGCCTTTCGGGTCTCCAAGCCTCAGGGCGGGGAACCGGATCTCGAAGCGGCTCGCCCGCCACCGAGCCGGGGAGAGGATCTCGGCTTTGCTCTCCCCCTGAGCAAGCCCATGGCCCCTCACCCCGGGCGTGAGGAGGGCTATTGCTAATATCGTCAGTCGGGGACGACCCATTAAGCCCTCGTGGGGGAGGGCCGATCGGTGCGAGCCGGACATGCGGAAGAGTCGGTCGCCGGAGTTTCGCACTTTTCCCTTGGAAAGCGGCGGTCAATTTGTTAAATTTGCGAGGTTTAAAAGTGGGAGGTTACCGTATGGCAGGCCACTCCAAGTGGGCGCAGATCAAGCGGAAGAAGGCGCGTACGGACGCCGAGAAGGGGCGGATCTTTACGAAGTTGATCCGCGAAATCACCGTAGCGGCGCGGCAGGGTGGAGGGGACGAAGAGGCCAATCCCCGCCTGCGGGCGGCCATCGCGGCGGCCAAGGCGGCCAACATGCCGGCCGCGAACATTGAGAAAGCCATCAAGCGCGGTACCGGCGAGCTTCCGGGGGTTGTCTACGAGGAAGTCACGTACGAAGGGTACGGGCCTGGCGGGGTGGCACTGCTCATCCAGGTGGTCACCGACAATCGCAACCGGGCGGTGGCGGAGATTCGGCACATTCTCAGCAAGCACAGCGGCAGCCTCGGCGAGCAAGGCAGTGTGGCCTGGATGTTCGAGCGCAAGGGCGTGGTGAGCGTGCCCAAGGACGGTCACACGGAAGAAGAGCTTCTGGCGATTGTCCTGGATGCGGGAGTGGAGGACATCCGGGAAGTGGAGGACGGGTTCGAGCTGGTTTCAGCCCCGGAAGATCTGGAGGCGGTCAAACGGGCCCTCGATCAGGCTGGAATCAGCTACGAGTCGGCCGAAATTACGATGTACCCCAAGTCAACGGTGCGGGTGGAAGGGAAAGAGGCGCGTCAGGTTCTCGCTTTGCTGGAAGCGCTGGAAGAGCACGATGACGTGCAGCAGGTCTTCGCCAACTTCGATATCGACGAGTCGGTAATGCAGGAGGTCGAATCGGAGTAGCCCATTGACAGCAAGCCTGGAGAAGAGGGTCCTCGCCGTTGATCCCGGTACCGGAGTGGTGGGTTACGCCGTCCTGGCCTGGAGAGAGGGAGAGGCGAGGATTCTCGAGGCCTCCGTCCTGCGTCTGGGAAGGAGGGAGGGGCAGGCGGCCCGTCTTCTGGCTCTGCACCGGGGGCTGTGTGAGGTTATAGCCCGTTGCCAACCCGAGGAGGTGGCCGTTGAGGAGGCTTTCTTCGCGAAGAACGCCCGCAGTGCCCTCAAACTCGGCGAAGCGCGGGGGGTGGTGCTTCTCACGGCGGCGCAGGAAGGCTTGCCGGTGTTCGAGTACACGCCCGCTGAAGTGAAGCAGGCGGTGGTCGGCTACGGGGGAGCTTCGAAGCAGCAGGTGCAGAGGATGGTGGCTACCCGACTCGGTCTTCCCTCACTTCCCCGCCCCTACGACGTGGCCGATGCTCTGGCGATTGCCCTCTGCCACTGCCAGCGAGAGAACGGTTCGCAGAAAGACCTGACGAGCGGCCAGCGGGAGTAGCTCCGTGCGGAAGGCCACACCAGACACCAGGGGAACACAGTGATCGCACGACTGCGCGGCCGAGTAGTGGAGAAAGGCTTCCAATCTGTCCTGTTGGACGTCCAGGGCATCGGATTTGAGGTGGCGGTGCCCCTGTCTACAGCCGAACGTCTCATCGTCGGCTCCGAGGCGGAGCTCCTCACCTACCTCCACGTGCGTGAAGATACGCTCCAGCTATACGGTTTCCTCACCCGCCCTGAAAGGGAGCTGTTCGAACATCTCCTGTCGGTATCCGGGGTGGGACCTAAGCTCGCCCTGAACCTCCTGTCGGCCCGCGGCGTAGAGGTATTACGAAAAGCCATTGCTGGGGCCGATCTGGCCACCCTAACGGCCATCAGCGGGGTGGGGAGGAAGACGGCGGAAAGGATCGTGGTCGAACTTCGCGAAAAGTTGGGAGGCGCAGCACGCAGGGTGGGAGATGTGTACACCACCCTGCCAGGCGCGGCGGAAGAAGCTGTGTTGGCCCTGGTGTCACTGGGCTTTGCACGAAAGGAAGCGGAACGCGCCCTGCAACGGGTCCTGGGCGAGCACGACGGCAAGGACCTGGACGTGGATCAGCTGATCCGCGAAGCGCTGCGCCAGCTCTGACCGTAAGGTGACCGAGCCGAGACCGACAACCCCCGACCGACTGGAAGGGGAGCTTGAGCTTGACCGGACCCTCCGGCCCACGCGCCTGGAGGAGTTTGTAGGCCAGGAGGGGCTCAAGGCCAATTTGCGCGTTTTCATCGCTGCGGCCCTGGAGAGGGGAGAGCCCCTGGACCATACCCTCTTCTACGGACCGCCGGGTCTGGGCAAGACGACCCTGGCGGTGATTATTGCCCACGAGCTGGGCGTGAACCTGCGGGCCACCTCCGGGCCGGCCCTCGAGCGGCCCGGGGATCTGGCCGGCATCCTCACCAATCTCCGCGACCGGGATGTGCTTTTCATCGACGAGATCCATCGCCTGAACAAGGTGGTGGAGGAGTACCTGTACCCGGCGATGGAGGACTATAAGCTGGACATTGTGATCGACCGTGGGGCCAACGCACGGACCATTCAGCTGCGACTACCGCGTTTTACCCTCATTGGCGCGACCACGCGAGCGGGACTTCTGACCTCGCCGCTGCGGGCCCGCTTCGGCGTGGTGGGCCGTTTAGACTACTATCGCCCAGAGGAGTTGCAGCAGATCCTCCTCCGTTCAGCCCGGATCCTGGGCGTGTCGATCACGGAGGAGGCCGCGCTGGAGATCGCACGGCGATCGCGTGGCACCCCACGGGTGGCCAATCGCCTGCTGCGCCGGATTCGGGATTTCGCCCAGGTCGATGGCGACGGCGTCATCACCAAGGAGGTGGCGGAGCGAAGCCTGGAGCGGCTCGACGTCGACTCCTCCGGCCTGGACGATATGGACAAGCGGATCTTGCGCGCGCTCATCGAGAAGTTCAACGGGGGGCCAGTGGGTCTTAAGACCCTGGCCACCGCGGTTGGGGAGGAGACCGACACCATTGAGGAGGTTTACGAGCCGTTTCTCATTCAGCAGGGCTTCTTAAGCCGCACCCCTCGGGGAAGAATCGCTACGGACCTTGCGTACCGGCATTTTGGGTTGCCCCGTCCCAATCGACCGTGGCAACAGACCACGCTGGACCTGTAATCACGACGGTGCCGGCGCGGGCCGCGCGTCACAAAGGCTTGCGACGGAGGCAGGATGTGAGTACGCTGTGAGGAAAGGAGTGGTGCGATGAAACTCTCTGACTTCAAGTTCAACCTCCCGGAGAAACTGATCGCCCAGTACCCGGCCGAGCCGCGTGACCATTGTCGCCTCATGGTCCTGCACCGCGACAGCCAAAAGATTGAGGAGGGTATCTTTCGCGACATCCTGAAGTACCTGGAGCCGGGGGATGTCCTGGTCGTCAACGAGACCATGGTCTTCCCTGCCCGCCTCATGGGGACGAAGGACAAGACGGACGCGCAGGTCGAGATCTTCCTCCTTCGTGAGCTCGAAAAGGACCTGTGGGAGGTGCTAGTCAAACCCGCCCGCAAGGTGCGAGTCGGAAACAAACTGCGGGTCGGCAACGAGCTCATCGCGGATGTGATCGACAATACGGTGAGCGGGGGCCGCGTGGTCCGCTTCCGCTACCAGGGCGATTTCAACGAGATCGTCGATCGCCTCGGCCAAACGCCCCTTCCTCCGTACATCGAGCGGGAGCCTGAGCCAAGAGATCGGGAATGGTACCAGACTGTCTACGCCCGGGTGCGCGGCGCCGTGGCTGCCCCCACCGCCGGGCTTCACTTCACGAAGGAGCTACTGGAGGAGGCTAAGGCCAAGGGGGTCAAGATGGCCGCTGTTCTCCTACACGTGGGGCTCGGGACCTTCCGCCCCGTGATGGTGGAGGACTTGAGCCGGCACAAGATGGACTCAGAGTACTACGAGATCTCTCAGGAGGCCGCCGAGACGATCAACGAGTCCAAACGCGCCGGGAAGAAGGTGATCGCTGTGGGCACGAGCGTCGTACGGACGCTGGAGACTTCCGTGACCTCGGAGGGATGGGTGAAGCCCGGAAGCGGGTGGACGGACAAGTTCATCTATCCTCCGTACGACTTCAAGGTGGTGAACGCCCTCATTACCAACTTCCACCTGCCGGCGTCGACCCTGTTGATGATGGTCTGCGCTTTCGGCGGGTACGACTTTGTGATGAAAGCCTACCGCAAGGCCATCCGCGACAAGTACCGCTTCTACAGCTACGGCGACGCCATGCTGATCCTGTAGGGGCAGGAGGTGGCTCTGGGAAGGGTGGTGGCCCTCATCGCAGCGGGCGGTCAAGGCACGCGGATGGGGGGGAAAGTCAACAAGCAGTTTCTTGCCATCGAAGGCCAACCGATCCTGGCGCACACACTCAGACCGTTCGAAAGCTGCTCTGCTGTGGACGAAATCGTGATTGTGGCGCCGAAAGAGTGGCTGTTTTTCGTCGCCCACGAGATCGTCGATACCTTCGGCTTCTCGAAGGTGCGCCGCGTCGTTGAGGGAGGGCCGGAACGTCAGCATTCCGTCTACGCGGGCCTGCGAGCTCTCGATCCGCAGACAGAGATTGTGGTGATTCACGATGCCGTGCGGCCCTTTGTCGATGCCCAGATGATCGAGAGAGTCGTCGGAGCTGCTCGGCAGAGCGGGGCCGCCATCTTCGCCGTCCGTCCGAGGGACA
Above is a window of candidate division KSB1 bacterium DNA encoding:
- the ruvA gene encoding Holliday junction branch migration protein RuvA is translated as MIARLRGRVVEKGFQSVLLDVQGIGFEVAVPLSTAERLIVGSEAELLTYLHVREDTLQLYGFLTRPERELFEHLLSVSGVGPKLALNLLSARGVEVLRKAIAGADLATLTAISGVGRKTAERIVVELREKLGGAARRVGDVYTTLPGAAEEAVLALVSLGFARKEAERALQRVLGEHDGKDLDVDQLIREALRQL
- a CDS encoding YebC/PmpR family DNA-binding transcriptional regulator, giving the protein MAGHSKWAQIKRKKARTDAEKGRIFTKLIREITVAARQGGGDEEANPRLRAAIAAAKAANMPAANIEKAIKRGTGELPGVVYEEVTYEGYGPGGVALLIQVVTDNRNRAVAEIRHILSKHSGSLGEQGSVAWMFERKGVVSVPKDGHTEEELLAIVLDAGVEDIREVEDGFELVSAPEDLEAVKRALDQAGISYESAEITMYPKSTVRVEGKEARQVLALLEALEEHDDVQQVFANFDIDESVMQEVESE
- the ruvB gene encoding Holliday junction branch migration DNA helicase RuvB gives rise to the protein MTEPRPTTPDRLEGELELDRTLRPTRLEEFVGQEGLKANLRVFIAAALERGEPLDHTLFYGPPGLGKTTLAVIIAHELGVNLRATSGPALERPGDLAGILTNLRDRDVLFIDEIHRLNKVVEEYLYPAMEDYKLDIVIDRGANARTIQLRLPRFTLIGATTRAGLLTSPLRARFGVVGRLDYYRPEELQQILLRSARILGVSITEEAALEIARRSRGTPRVANRLLRRIRDFAQVDGDGVITKEVAERSLERLDVDSSGLDDMDKRILRALIEKFNGGPVGLKTLATAVGEETDTIEEVYEPFLIQQGFLSRTPRGRIATDLAYRHFGLPRPNRPWQQTTLDL
- the ispD gene encoding 2-C-methyl-D-erythritol 4-phosphate cytidylyltransferase produces the protein MALGRVVALIAAGGQGTRMGGKVNKQFLAIEGQPILAHTLRPFESCSAVDEIVIVAPKEWLFFVAHEIVDTFGFSKVRRVVEGGPERQHSVYAGLRALDPQTEIVVIHDAVRPFVDAQMIERVVGAARQSGAAIFAVRPRDTVKKGCGERVEATLRRDDLWLVQTPQAFRYTLILKAYENAFAKGLIGTDDAVLVEWLGEEVTILEGHYWNLKITTPEDLEVARLLLAARKSGAGKPEGS
- the ruvC gene encoding crossover junction endodeoxyribonuclease RuvC → MTASLEKRVLAVDPGTGVVGYAVLAWREGEARILEASVLRLGRREGQAARLLALHRGLCEVIARCQPEEVAVEEAFFAKNARSALKLGEARGVVLLTAAQEGLPVFEYTPAEVKQAVVGYGGASKQQVQRMVATRLGLPSLPRPYDVADALAIALCHCQRENGSQKDLTSGQRE
- the queA gene encoding tRNA preQ1(34) S-adenosylmethionine ribosyltransferase-isomerase QueA, translating into MKLSDFKFNLPEKLIAQYPAEPRDHCRLMVLHRDSQKIEEGIFRDILKYLEPGDVLVVNETMVFPARLMGTKDKTDAQVEIFLLRELEKDLWEVLVKPARKVRVGNKLRVGNELIADVIDNTVSGGRVVRFRYQGDFNEIVDRLGQTPLPPYIEREPEPRDREWYQTVYARVRGAVAAPTAGLHFTKELLEEAKAKGVKMAAVLLHVGLGTFRPVMVEDLSRHKMDSEYYEISQEAAETINESKRAGKKVIAVGTSVVRTLETSVTSEGWVKPGSGWTDKFIYPPYDFKVVNALITNFHLPASTLLMMVCAFGGYDFVMKAYRKAIRDKYRFYSYGDAMLIL